The proteins below come from a single Actinomycetota bacterium genomic window:
- a CDS encoding ferritin, whose amino-acid sequence MTPDDTVRMALCTQMGREFAAHFQYLAMSAWLEGEGLPELSGFFARQADEEHGHAMKIFRYVLDTGGPVDIPGREPPMSAFESVEALVGAALAQEEQVTRWIDELVHLAREHRDPATEAFLQWYVTEQVEEVATMGELLQVVRRAGDSLLFVEDYVARRHPGRG is encoded by the coding sequence ATGACGCCCGATGACACCGTCCGCATGGCCCTCTGCACCCAGATGGGGCGCGAGTTCGCCGCCCACTTCCAGTACCTCGCGATGTCGGCGTGGCTCGAGGGCGAGGGCCTGCCCGAGCTATCGGGCTTCTTCGCACGGCAGGCCGACGAGGAGCACGGCCATGCCATGAAGATCTTCCGGTATGTCCTCGACACCGGCGGTCCGGTGGACATACCGGGCCGGGAACCGCCCATGAGCGCCTTCGAGTCGGTCGAGGCGCTGGTGGGGGCGGCACTGGCGCAGGAGGAGCAGGTCACCCGCTGGATCGACGAGCTCGTGCATCTGGCGCGCGAGCATCGCGACCCGGCCACCGAGGCATTCCTGCAGTGGTACGTGACCGAACAGGTGGAGGAGGTCGCCACCATGGGCGAGCTGCTGCAGGTGGTGCGCAGGGCGGGGGACAGCCTGCTGTTCGTGGAGGACTACGTGGCGCGTCGCCACCCCGGGCGGGGCTAG
- a CDS encoding universal stress protein, with the protein MAEPYAHIACCLDGSPAGDAALAAAIRTRSLGDGALTLVHVLEPGISTYTGYRPDEITDDLHDARSWMEQMVAMAPGSQGVLLEGHPATATVEWAREAGADLLVAVRHRGAVEHLLLGSFAQHLAYNSPCTVMLVHPPGAGG; encoded by the coding sequence ATGGCGGAGCCCTATGCCCACATCGCCTGCTGCCTGGACGGCTCACCTGCCGGCGACGCGGCGCTCGCCGCCGCCATCCGCACCCGCTCCCTGGGCGACGGCGCGCTCACCCTCGTGCATGTGCTGGAGCCCGGCATCAGCACCTATACGGGGTACCGGCCGGACGAGATCACCGACGACCTGCACGACGCCCGCTCGTGGATGGAGCAGATGGTGGCCATGGCACCGGGGTCGCAGGGCGTGCTGCTTGAGGGCCACCCGGCCACCGCCACGGTGGAGTGGGCGCGCGAGGCCGGGGCGGACCTGCTGGTGGCGGTGCGCCACCGCGGCGCGGTGGAGCACCTGCTGCTGGGCAGCTTCGCGCAGCACCTGGCCTACAACTCGCCCTGCACGGTGATGCTCGTGCATCCGCCGGGGGCCGGCGGGTAG
- a CDS encoding cell division protein SepF, whose amino-acid sequence MAVHALPAPVRVHMLSPLTFNDAQEIGDQVKAGSPVFLDLRSVDRELEERLRDFCAGLAAALEGSVNDVAQGIVFIAPHGVSVSRGEVQSHAPSSHRDSYYDAMDADVMPLFRSMSA is encoded by the coding sequence ATGGCCGTCCACGCTCTCCCCGCCCCTGTGCGGGTCCACATGCTCAGCCCGCTCACCTTCAATGACGCCCAGGAGATCGGCGACCAGGTGAAGGCGGGATCCCCGGTGTTCCTTGACCTGCGCTCGGTTGACCGCGAGCTCGAGGAGCGCCTGCGCGACTTCTGCGCCGGCCTGGCAGCCGCCCTCGAGGGCTCGGTGAACGACGTCGCCCAGGGCATCGTCTTCATCGCGCCGCACGGCGTCAGCGTGTCCCGCGGCGAGGTGCAGTCGCATGCGCCCTCATCGCACCGTGACTCCTACTATGACGCCATGGACGCCGATGTCATGCCGCTGTTCAGGAGTATGTCCGCCTGA
- a CDS encoding RNA-binding S4 domain-containing protein produces MEDGPARVRLDKWLWAARFFRTRALATEAVHGGRVHVNGQRVKPARDVREGDEVQVMRPGSPATVVIVRCISGRRGPASEARALYEETPESLKARETARLVRRVVPPPPGADLGARPTKRDRRRFDDARRRSRG; encoded by the coding sequence ATGGAAGATGGGCCCGCACGGGTGAGGCTGGACAAGTGGCTCTGGGCAGCGCGCTTTTTCAGGACGAGGGCTCTGGCCACGGAGGCCGTCCACGGTGGCCGCGTGCACGTGAACGGGCAGCGCGTGAAGCCAGCGCGCGACGTGCGCGAAGGCGATGAGGTGCAGGTGATGCGGCCGGGCTCGCCGGCCACCGTGGTGATCGTGCGGTGCATCTCAGGTCGCCGGGGGCCCGCCAGCGAGGCCCGGGCGCTCTATGAGGAGACGCCCGAGAGCCTCAAGGCCCGCGAGACGGCCCGCCTCGTGCGCAGGGTGGTGCCGCCGCCTCCGGGTGCCGACCTCGGCGCACGGCCCACCAAGCGCGACCGGCGCAGGTTCGACGACGCCCGCAGGCGGTCGCGCGGCTAG
- a CDS encoding potassium channel family protein: MAKTNQTRPELAREMALRGSIKPGYDVFIIIVTVLSIVNWVFLILPMDDPRDVEDLLLFMEPLFSVILLGDFFFRLKLAKGKRLHYLGRGGGWMDFLGSLPFGRVLRLFRLLRVIQGFNEFGWRNTVRWFVASRAQGTFFLVLAFLIVVLEGGGVLVLWFESGQPQSNIETGGEALWWGVVTITTVGYGDFYPVTPGGQVVATIMIFSGVAVISIFTAWVASTFLTPGSSSTGASASPSTTPAPGTAGMAAGAAACATPAPGAATEDASQIIADLRARLDQLESMVDGGGGRSGRTGGQQG, encoded by the coding sequence GTGGCAAAGACGAATCAGACGCGGCCCGAGCTCGCCCGTGAGATGGCCCTGCGCGGCAGCATCAAGCCCGGCTACGACGTCTTCATCATCATCGTCACGGTGCTGTCCATCGTCAACTGGGTCTTCCTGATACTTCCGATGGACGACCCCAGGGATGTCGAGGACCTGCTGCTCTTCATGGAGCCCCTCTTCAGCGTGATCCTCTTGGGCGACTTCTTCTTCCGGCTCAAGCTGGCGAAGGGCAAGCGGCTCCACTACCTCGGTCGGGGCGGCGGGTGGATGGACTTCCTCGGCAGCCTCCCGTTCGGGCGCGTGCTGCGCCTGTTCCGCCTGCTTCGGGTGATCCAGGGCTTCAACGAGTTCGGGTGGCGCAACACGGTCCGCTGGTTCGTCGCCAGTCGGGCCCAGGGCACGTTCTTCCTGGTGCTGGCCTTCCTCATCGTGGTACTCGAGGGCGGCGGCGTGCTGGTGCTGTGGTTCGAGTCCGGCCAGCCGCAATCGAACATCGAGACCGGTGGCGAGGCACTCTGGTGGGGCGTGGTGACCATCACCACCGTCGGCTACGGCGACTTCTACCCGGTCACGCCCGGTGGCCAGGTGGTGGCCACGATCATGATCTTCTCAGGCGTCGCGGTGATCTCAATCTTCACGGCGTGGGTGGCATCGACGTTCCTCACGCCGGGCTCGTCCTCCACGGGCGCCTCGGCATCTCCCAGCACCACGCCGGCCCCCGGCACGGCTGGCATGGCGGCAGGGGCCGCTGCCTGCGCAACGCCTGCGCCCGGCGCAGCCACCGAGGACGCCTCACAGATCATCGCCGACCTGCGCGCGCGCCTCGATCAGCTCGAGAGCATGGTCGACGGCGGCGGGGGGCGCAGCGGTCGAACGGGCGGCCAGCAGGGCTGA
- a CDS encoding glutathione S-transferase family protein, with protein sequence MGTIAPGGNHPPEAGRYHLYVSLACPWAHRVVIARRLKGLEDVVGMTVVDPIRDDRGWAFRAGPGWSEDPINGFLFLAEAYAATDPSWTGRVTVPVLWDRQTRTIVNNESEDILRILDRAFGDLALPAPVLRPPQLADQIDSTNASVYRDVNNAVYRAGFAATQDAYDEAVADLAGGLALVEGLLMEQRWLVANRFTEADIRLFSTLVRFDPVYHTHFKCNARLVADSPALVGFVRDVAQVPGVMGTIAMDQIKAHYYRTHRRLNPSGIVPASEGPDLEVPHGRSRLGPEALASW encoded by the coding sequence ATGGGCACCATCGCGCCGGGCGGCAACCACCCCCCTGAGGCGGGTCGGTATCACCTTTACGTGTCCCTGGCGTGTCCATGGGCGCATCGCGTGGTGATCGCACGCCGGCTCAAGGGCTTGGAGGACGTGGTGGGGATGACCGTGGTGGACCCCATTCGCGATGACCGCGGCTGGGCATTTCGCGCCGGCCCCGGCTGGTCCGAGGACCCCATCAACGGCTTCCTGTTCCTCGCGGAGGCCTATGCGGCCACCGACCCATCCTGGACCGGTCGTGTGACGGTTCCGGTTCTGTGGGATCGCCAGACCCGCACGATCGTCAACAATGAGTCGGAGGACATCCTGCGCATCCTCGACCGCGCGTTCGGCGATCTCGCACTGCCGGCCCCGGTGCTGCGCCCCCCACAACTGGCGGACCAGATCGATTCCACGAACGCATCGGTGTACCGGGACGTCAACAACGCCGTCTACCGCGCCGGTTTCGCCGCCACGCAGGATGCCTACGACGAGGCGGTGGCCGACCTCGCAGGCGGCCTCGCGCTGGTGGAGGGACTCCTCATGGAGCAGCGCTGGCTCGTGGCCAATCGCTTCACGGAGGCCGACATCCGGCTGTTCAGCACCCTCGTGCGCTTCGACCCGGTCTACCACACTCACTTCAAGTGCAATGCCCGGCTTGTCGCCGACTCCCCGGCGCTCGTGGGCTTCGTGCGCGACGTGGCGCAGGTGCCGGGCGTGATGGGCACCATCGCCATGGACCAGATCAAGGCGCACTACTACCGCACCCATAGGCGGCTCAATCCGTCGGGCATCGTCCCGGCGTCGGAGGGGCCGGATCTCGAGGTGCCCCATGGGCGCAGTCGCCTTGGCCCCGAGGCCCTGGCGAGCTGGTAG
- a CDS encoding ATP-binding cassette domain-containing protein encodes MAALSPAPLAIEAHALTKAFGKTQALDGVDLRVPRGMVYGLLGPNGAGKSTVVRVLATLLRPDEGTALVDGLDVVRQASAVRAHIGLAGQYAAVDEYLTGRENLVMFGRLSGLRRAEAKSRAADLLAQFDLVDAADRPSKGYSGGMRRRLDLAASLASRPPVLFLDEPTTGLDPRSRLTMWGVIQELVNDGTTVLLTTQYLEEADRLAQRIAVIDRGRVIAEGTPAELKARVGGEGLEVAVVDPADLESARAIVARFAADEVFVDVERRRVRAAVSDGAVALASVAGAIADAGITTEDLGLHRPTLDEVFLAITGRTVDDADVARDAGGVDDGDGDAGKGDGHGHGEGEPPTRPQPGRPARRP; translated from the coding sequence ATGGCCGCGTTATCCCCCGCCCCCCTTGCCATCGAGGCCCATGCCTTGACGAAGGCGTTCGGCAAGACGCAGGCCCTTGACGGCGTGGACCTGCGGGTGCCGCGCGGCATGGTGTACGGCCTGCTCGGCCCGAACGGGGCCGGAAAGAGCACGGTGGTGCGGGTGCTCGCGACGCTGCTGCGCCCCGATGAGGGCACCGCCCTCGTGGACGGCCTCGACGTGGTGCGCCAGGCATCCGCCGTTCGCGCGCATATCGGGCTGGCGGGCCAGTACGCGGCCGTGGATGAGTACCTCACGGGCCGCGAGAACCTCGTGATGTTCGGGCGGCTCTCCGGCCTGCGCAGGGCCGAGGCCAAGTCGCGGGCCGCCGACCTGCTCGCCCAGTTCGACCTGGTGGATGCCGCAGACCGCCCGTCGAAGGGGTATTCCGGTGGAATGCGCCGCAGGCTCGACTTGGCGGCGAGCCTGGCGTCGCGTCCGCCCGTGTTGTTCCTCGACGAGCCCACCACCGGTCTCGATCCGCGCAGCCGCCTCACGATGTGGGGCGTCATCCAGGAACTGGTCAACGACGGCACGACGGTGCTCCTCACCACCCAGTACCTCGAGGAGGCCGACCGGCTCGCCCAGCGCATCGCCGTGATCGATCGCGGCCGGGTGATCGCCGAGGGCACCCCTGCCGAGCTGAAGGCGCGCGTTGGCGGCGAGGGGCTGGAGGTCGCCGTGGTGGACCCGGCCGACCTCGAGTCAGCCCGCGCAATCGTTGCGCGCTTCGCCGCCGACGAGGTGTTCGTCGACGTCGAGCGCCGCCGGGTGCGCGCCGCCGTCAGCGACGGGGCCGTGGCGCTGGCCAGCGTGGCCGGGGCGATCGCCGATGCCGGCATCACCACCGAGGACCTCGGCCTGCACCGCCCCACGCTGGACGAGGTGTTCCTGGCCATCACCGGACGCACCGTCGACGACGCCGACGTGGCCCGCGATGCGGGCGGCGTCGATGACGGGGACGGTGATGCCGGCAAGGGGGACGGGCATGGCCACGGCGAGGGCGAGCCCCCCACGCGTCCGCAGCCCGGCCGCCCGGCGAGGCGGCCGTGA
- a CDS encoding DUF393 domain-containing protein: MTPSLQPLVVIYDGDCRFCRAFAQIARRVARPPGIRLLPFDDPRAARILEVVPEEVRHMSVHAADSRGLASATEAFRLILTRLRGGRLLLATGVHRVYPVVARNRSLIGRFVPDLPRPPVA, from the coding sequence CTGACCCCGTCCCTGCAGCCGCTGGTCGTCATCTATGACGGCGACTGCAGGTTCTGCCGTGCCTTTGCCCAGATCGCCCGGCGGGTCGCCCGCCCGCCGGGCATCAGGCTCCTCCCCTTCGACGACCCGCGCGCGGCGCGCATCCTTGAGGTCGTGCCCGAGGAGGTGCGGCATATGTCCGTGCACGCCGCTGACTCCCGGGGCCTGGCGTCGGCCACCGAGGCCTTCCGGCTGATACTCACGCGCCTTCGCGGCGGACGGTTGCTGCTCGCCACCGGCGTGCATCGCGTCTACCCCGTGGTGGCGCGCAACCGCAGCCTGATCGGGCGCTTCGTGCCCGACCTCCCGCGGCCTCCGGTCGCCTAG
- a CDS encoding ABC transporter permease, translating to MTAPARAVRDSGIILWRQLVQLPRIPEVLIFALIQPVMFVLLFRYVFGGAIATPGESYVNYLMPGIFAQTVAFGAVASGIGLAEDLRRGIIDRFRSLPMARSAVLVGRTVSDLVRNFAVVMVMYIVGLLVGFRPEGSITAQVLAFLLLLLTSFAFSWIGVVIALSMKTVEAVQSAGFIWLFPLTFASSAFVPTDSMPTWLQVFADNQPFTIVVNAVRALFLDQPVGNYVWLTLAWMIGIAAVMIPLATRQYRRRNG from the coding sequence GTGACCGCTCCCGCCCGCGCCGTTCGCGACTCGGGGATCATCCTCTGGCGCCAGCTGGTGCAGCTGCCGCGCATCCCCGAGGTGCTGATCTTCGCGCTGATCCAGCCGGTGATGTTCGTGCTGCTGTTCCGGTACGTCTTCGGCGGGGCCATCGCCACGCCCGGCGAGAGCTACGTCAACTACCTGATGCCGGGCATCTTCGCGCAGACCGTGGCCTTCGGCGCGGTGGCCAGCGGGATCGGACTCGCCGAGGACCTCCGTCGCGGCATCATCGACCGCTTCCGGTCGCTGCCGATGGCGCGCTCGGCCGTGCTGGTGGGCCGCACGGTCTCCGACCTGGTGCGCAACTTCGCGGTAGTGATGGTCATGTACATCGTCGGCCTGCTCGTGGGCTTCCGCCCCGAGGGGTCGATCACCGCTCAGGTGCTGGCCTTCCTGCTGCTGCTGCTCACGTCGTTCGCGTTCTCGTGGATCGGCGTCGTGATCGCGCTCAGCATGAAGACCGTGGAGGCCGTTCAGTCGGCCGGCTTCATCTGGCTGTTCCCGCTCACCTTCGCGAGCTCGGCGTTCGTGCCCACCGACTCCATGCCCACATGGCTTCAGGTATTCGCCGACAACCAACCCTTCACCATCGTGGTCAACGCCGTGCGCGCGCTCTTCCTCGACCAGCCGGTGGGCAACTACGTCTGGTTGACACTCGCGTGGATGATCGGCATAGCGGCCGTGATGATCCCGCTGGCCACCCGGCAGTACCGGCGCCGCAACGGCTAG
- a CDS encoding LemA family protein — translation MSWWLILIIVVVVILLIIWIFSMYNRLVRLRVEVQQGWANIDVQLRRRYDLIPNLVEAVKGYAEHERGVFQKVTEARTQAMDAKGVAETGAANTLLGQALGGLFAVAENYPDLKASANFLQLQTELANVEEMLAAARRYYNSTVATYNATQGTVPSNVIKNFGDFSEADFFEEEDEAVRAAPQVSFDR, via the coding sequence ATGTCTTGGTGGCTGATCCTCATCATCGTCGTCGTGGTGATCCTGCTGATCATCTGGATCTTCTCGATGTACAACCGCCTCGTGCGCCTGCGGGTGGAGGTACAGCAGGGGTGGGCGAACATCGACGTGCAGCTCCGGCGCCGGTATGACCTGATCCCGAACCTCGTCGAGGCGGTGAAGGGCTACGCCGAGCACGAGCGCGGGGTGTTCCAGAAGGTCACCGAGGCCCGCACCCAGGCGATGGACGCCAAGGGCGTGGCAGAGACCGGGGCGGCCAACACGCTGCTCGGGCAGGCACTCGGCGGCCTCTTCGCGGTGGCCGAGAACTACCCCGACCTCAAGGCCTCGGCCAACTTCCTGCAGCTGCAGACCGAGCTCGCGAACGTCGAGGAGATGCTGGCGGCGGCTCGTCGCTACTACAACAGCACGGTGGCCACCTACAACGCGACGCAGGGCACCGTCCCCAGCAACGTCATCAAGAACTTCGGGGACTTCTCGGAGGCCGACTTCTTCGAGGAGGAGGACGAGGCCGTGCGGGCTGCACCGCAGGTCTCCTTCGATCGGTAG